A region of Streptomyces deccanensis DNA encodes the following proteins:
- a CDS encoding PLP-dependent cysteine synthase family protein: MRYDSPLAAVGNTPLVCLPRLSPSADVRIWAKLEDRNPTGSVKDRPALHMIEQAEKDGRLTPGCTILEPTSGNTGISLAMAAKLKGYRMVCVMPENTSQERRELLAMWGAEIIPSPAAGGSNTAVRVAKELSAEHPDWVMLYQYGNPDNAGAHYATTGPEILADLPSITHFVAGLGTTGTLMGVGRYLREQKPDVRIVAAEPRYDDLVYGLRNLDEGFVPELYDASVLTTRFSVGSADAVTRTRELLQQEGIFAGVSTGAALHAAIGVGNKAVKSGEPADIVFVVADGGWKYLSTGVYTAATTEEAIETLQGQLWA; this comes from the coding sequence ATGCGCTACGACTCCCCGCTGGCCGCGGTGGGCAACACCCCTCTGGTGTGCCTGCCGCGGCTCTCGCCGTCCGCCGACGTCCGGATCTGGGCGAAGCTGGAGGACCGCAACCCGACGGGCTCGGTCAAGGACCGCCCCGCCCTGCACATGATCGAACAGGCGGAGAAGGACGGCCGGCTGACCCCCGGCTGCACGATCCTGGAGCCCACCTCGGGCAACACGGGCATCTCCCTCGCCATGGCGGCCAAGCTCAAGGGCTACCGCATGGTCTGCGTCATGCCCGAGAACACCTCGCAGGAGCGGCGTGAGCTGCTCGCCATGTGGGGCGCCGAGATCATCCCGTCCCCGGCCGCCGGCGGCTCCAACACGGCCGTACGCGTCGCCAAGGAACTCTCCGCCGAGCACCCCGACTGGGTGATGCTCTACCAGTACGGCAACCCCGACAACGCGGGTGCCCACTACGCGACGACCGGCCCGGAGATCCTCGCCGACCTGCCCTCCATCACGCACTTCGTGGCGGGCCTCGGCACCACCGGCACCCTGATGGGCGTCGGCCGCTACCTGCGCGAGCAGAAGCCGGACGTCAGGATCGTCGCCGCAGAGCCGCGCTACGACGACCTCGTGTACGGCCTGCGCAACCTCGACGAGGGGTTCGTGCCGGAGCTCTACGACGCGTCCGTCCTCACCACCCGCTTCTCCGTCGGCTCCGCCGACGCGGTGACCCGTACGCGGGAGCTGCTGCAGCAGGAGGGCATCTTCGCGGGCGTCTCCACGGGGGCCGCGCTGCACGCCGCGATCGGAGTCGGCAACAAGGCGGTCAAGTCCGGCGAGCCGGCCGACATCGTCTTCGTCGTCGCCGACGGCGGCTGGAAGTACCTGTCGACCGGCGTCTACACCGCCGCGACGACGGAGGAGGCCATCGAGACACTGCAGGGCCAGCTCTGGG
- a CDS encoding MoaD/ThiS family protein — MAIEVRIPTILRQYTDGQKAVEGAGATLAELFTDLESRHTGIHARIVDGGELRRFVNVYLNDEDVRFLEGINTKLSDGDNVTILPAVAGGMA; from the coding sequence ATGGCCATCGAGGTCCGCATCCCCACCATCCTCCGCCAGTACACCGACGGTCAGAAGGCGGTGGAGGGGGCCGGTGCCACCCTCGCCGAGCTGTTCACCGACCTGGAGAGCCGCCACACGGGCATCCACGCCCGCATCGTGGACGGCGGTGAACTGCGCCGCTTCGTCAACGTCTACCTGAACGACGAGGACGTCCGCTTCCTGGAGGGCATCAACACCAAGCTGTCCGACGGCGACAACGTGACGATCCTGCCGGCGGTGGCCGGCGGCATGGCCTGA
- a CDS encoding putative leader peptide, with protein sequence MVLDDVSEKTPGALLVARLHVDLCRLASAIC encoded by the coding sequence ATGGTTCTTGACGACGTGAGCGAGAAGACGCCGGGCGCACTGCTCGTGGCGCGGCTGCACGTCGACCTGTGCAGGCTTGCCAGCGCCATCTGTTGA
- a CDS encoding LacI family DNA-binding transcriptional regulator, with protein MTQQTRRLPGRRPTLDDVARGSGVSKSTVSRVINGEDKVRAAVVERVREVIAELGYVPNSAARQLVTRRNNAIAVVASQPQNRLFIDPFFDLHLRGIRKELVAHGAQPVLLFLEEPEEYPRVGDFLGGGHVDGALLFSLRADDPLPGMIDRLGLPAVFGGRPLVRDGEPAHDRVYVDADNRGGARAAVRHLVAQGRERVATITGPVGQEASALDRLDGYRDVLPHASPLLVEHSDYTRQGGVDAMTALLDRRPDLDAVFVASDLMASGALQVLRERGRQVPDDVAVVGFDDLAPIAEHTDPPLTTVHQDIEGMGRLMARLLFDHTDDGTAAGGATAPGPQSSVITPTRLVVRRSA; from the coding sequence TTGACACAGCAGACGCGACGACTGCCCGGCCGGCGCCCCACCCTCGACGACGTGGCACGCGGCTCGGGGGTCTCGAAGTCGACCGTGTCACGGGTGATCAACGGCGAGGACAAGGTGCGCGCGGCGGTCGTCGAACGGGTCCGGGAGGTCATCGCCGAACTGGGCTACGTACCGAACTCCGCCGCCCGCCAGCTGGTCACCCGCCGCAACAACGCCATCGCCGTCGTCGCCAGCCAGCCGCAGAACCGGCTCTTCATCGACCCCTTCTTCGACCTCCACCTCCGGGGCATCCGCAAGGAACTGGTGGCCCACGGCGCCCAGCCCGTCCTGCTCTTCCTGGAGGAGCCCGAGGAGTACCCCAGGGTCGGCGACTTCCTGGGCGGCGGCCACGTCGACGGCGCCCTGCTGTTCTCCCTGCGCGCCGACGACCCGCTGCCCGGCATGATCGACCGGCTCGGCCTGCCCGCCGTCTTCGGCGGCCGCCCGCTGGTCCGCGACGGCGAACCCGCGCACGACCGCGTGTACGTCGACGCCGACAACCGGGGCGGCGCCCGCGCGGCCGTCCGCCACCTGGTCGCCCAGGGCCGCGAACGCGTCGCGACCATCACCGGCCCCGTCGGCCAGGAGGCCTCGGCCCTCGACCGCCTGGACGGCTACCGGGACGTCCTGCCGCACGCGTCGCCTCTCCTGGTCGAACACTCCGACTACACCCGGCAGGGCGGTGTCGACGCCATGACCGCGCTGCTCGACCGCCGCCCCGACCTGGACGCCGTCTTCGTCGCCTCCGACCTCATGGCCTCCGGCGCGCTCCAGGTGCTGCGCGAGCGGGGCCGACAGGTGCCCGACGACGTGGCCGTCGTCGGCTTCGACGACCTCGCGCCCATCGCCGAGCACACCGATCCGCCGCTGACCACCGTCCACCAGGACATCGAGGGCATGGGCCGGCTGATGGCCCGGCTGCTGTTCGACCACACGGACGACGGGACGGCGGCCGGCGGGGCCACGGCACCCGGCCCCCAGTCCTCGGTGATCACCCCGACCCGGCTGGTCGTACGGCGCTCCGCCTGA
- a CDS encoding Mov34/MPN/PAD-1 family protein, whose product MLTITQDLVDRIVAHARKDHPDEACGVVAGPAGSDRPERFIPMLNAAMSPTFYEFDSGDLLKLYREMDDRDEEPVVIYHSHTATEAYPSRTDISYANEPGAHYVLVSTADTDGLGDFQFRSYRIVEGEVTEEEVKIVDAY is encoded by the coding sequence ATGCTGACCATCACCCAGGACCTCGTCGACCGGATCGTCGCCCACGCGCGCAAGGACCACCCCGACGAGGCGTGCGGCGTCGTCGCCGGACCGGCGGGCTCGGACCGCCCCGAGCGCTTCATCCCGATGCTGAACGCGGCCATGTCGCCCACGTTCTACGAGTTCGACTCGGGCGACCTGCTCAAGCTGTACCGCGAGATGGACGACCGCGACGAGGAGCCCGTGGTCATCTACCACTCCCACACCGCCACCGAGGCCTACCCCTCGCGCACCGACATCTCCTACGCCAACGAGCCGGGCGCCCACTACGTCCTGGTCTCCACCGCCGACACCGACGGCCTCGGCGACTTCCAGTTCCGCTCGTACCGGATCGTCGAGGGCGAGGTCACCGAGGAGGAAGTGAAGATCGTCGACGCGTACTGA
- a CDS encoding amino acid permease, which produces MTSAQVNKNGDEAVRGDAPEEGYERGLGSRQVQMIAIGGAIGVGLFLGAGANIAKAGPSLIFMYALAGVIIFFIMRALGELLLYRPVSGSFAEYSREFLGPFFGYFTGWTYWLMWVVTGMAELTAAAIYVNYWWPQIPQWVTALVFLVILFGANLISVKLFGEIEFWFSMVKVTALLGMIVIGLGVLTFGFSAAGDTAAVSNLWAYDGFFPKGIGSSLMTLQGVMFAYLAVELVGVTAGESENPEKTLPKAINTLPWRIALFYVGALTVILCVVKWTEFAPGVSPFVAAFAKIGIPAGAAIVNFVVLTAALSSCNSGMYSTGRMLRTLADNGEAPRVFSRLSSTKTPAFGITVSVLCMGIGVILNYIVPEKAFGYVVSVATAAGIWTWLMILISHVLYRRAVDAGRLPASSFPAPGGAKCSWVAIVFLLFVTCLIAYDADSRVCLYVMAGWAAALGIGWAVLKTRNPEVTERRDPEFEKVG; this is translated from the coding sequence ATGACCTCCGCTCAGGTCAACAAGAACGGCGACGAAGCCGTGCGCGGCGACGCACCCGAAGAGGGGTACGAGCGCGGGCTCGGCAGCCGTCAGGTCCAGATGATCGCGATCGGCGGCGCCATCGGCGTCGGCCTCTTCCTGGGAGCCGGGGCGAACATCGCCAAGGCCGGCCCCAGTCTGATCTTCATGTACGCCCTCGCCGGCGTCATCATCTTCTTCATCATGCGGGCGCTCGGCGAGCTGCTGCTGTACCGCCCGGTCTCGGGCTCCTTCGCGGAGTACTCCCGCGAGTTCCTCGGCCCGTTCTTCGGCTACTTCACCGGCTGGACGTACTGGCTGATGTGGGTCGTCACCGGCATGGCCGAACTCACGGCCGCCGCGATCTACGTCAACTACTGGTGGCCCCAGATCCCGCAATGGGTCACCGCCCTGGTCTTCCTGGTGATCCTCTTCGGCGCCAACCTGATCTCGGTGAAGCTCTTCGGCGAGATCGAGTTCTGGTTCTCGATGGTCAAGGTCACCGCCCTGCTCGGCATGATCGTGATCGGTCTCGGCGTCCTCACCTTCGGCTTCAGCGCCGCCGGCGACACCGCCGCCGTCTCCAACCTCTGGGCCTACGACGGCTTCTTCCCCAAGGGCATCGGTTCCTCCCTGATGACCCTCCAGGGCGTGATGTTCGCCTACCTCGCCGTCGAGCTGGTCGGCGTCACCGCCGGTGAGTCGGAGAACCCGGAGAAGACCCTCCCCAAGGCCATCAACACCCTGCCCTGGCGGATCGCGCTCTTCTACGTCGGCGCCCTCACCGTCATCCTCTGCGTGGTGAAGTGGACCGAGTTCGCGCCCGGCGTGAGCCCCTTCGTGGCGGCCTTCGCCAAGATCGGCATCCCGGCCGGCGCCGCCATCGTCAACTTCGTGGTGCTGACGGCGGCCCTGTCCTCCTGCAACTCCGGCATGTACTCCACCGGCCGCATGCTGCGCACCCTCGCGGACAACGGCGAGGCCCCGCGCGTCTTCAGCAGGCTGTCGTCGACGAAGACCCCGGCGTTCGGCATCACCGTCTCCGTGCTCTGCATGGGCATCGGCGTGATCCTGAACTACATCGTCCCGGAGAAGGCCTTCGGCTACGTCGTCTCCGTCGCCACCGCCGCCGGCATCTGGACCTGGCTGATGATCCTGATCAGCCACGTCCTCTACCGCCGCGCGGTCGACGCCGGCCGCCTGCCCGCCTCGTCCTTCCCCGCCCCCGGCGGCGCGAAGTGCAGCTGGGTCGCCATCGTCTTCCTGCTCTTCGTCACCTGCCTCATCGCCTACGACGCCGACTCCCGCGTCTGCCTCTACGTCATGGCGGGCTGGGCGGCGGCCCTCGGCATCGGCTGGGCCGTGCTGAAGACCCGCAACCCCGAGGTCACCGAGCGCCGCGACCCGGAGTTCGAGAAGGTCGGCTGA
- a CDS encoding DUF2017 domain-containing protein has translation MPGQFESLPGGGAAVALDEVEISIIRSLAVQLLELIGPGPAEDAGDDPLAELFAEGPSEPPKDPVLLRLFPDAYSDPEGTPTAREAEEQRAYSSEFRRFTENDLRAGKRDNALAVIHSLDALAATGEGGAVLKLSAEESRRWLGCLNDLRLAIGSRLDVVDEEDTDLLYRLPDEDPRKPMVMAYLWLGGLQDSLVATLMP, from the coding sequence ATGCCAGGACAATTCGAATCGCTCCCCGGCGGCGGCGCGGCCGTCGCCCTCGACGAGGTCGAGATCTCCATCATCCGCTCGCTGGCGGTGCAGCTCCTGGAGCTGATCGGCCCGGGGCCCGCCGAGGACGCCGGCGACGACCCGCTCGCCGAACTCTTCGCCGAGGGCCCGAGCGAACCACCCAAGGACCCCGTCCTGCTCCGGCTGTTCCCGGACGCCTACAGCGACCCCGAGGGCACCCCGACGGCCCGGGAGGCGGAGGAGCAGCGGGCGTACTCCTCGGAGTTCCGCCGCTTCACCGAGAACGACCTGCGGGCCGGCAAGCGCGACAACGCCCTCGCGGTGATCCACTCCCTGGACGCGCTGGCCGCGACCGGTGAGGGCGGGGCCGTGCTGAAGCTGTCGGCGGAGGAGTCCCGGCGCTGGCTCGGCTGCCTCAACGACCTGCGCCTGGCCATCGGCTCCCGGCTCGACGTCGTCGACGAGGAGGACACCGACCTCCTCTACCGCCTCCCGGACGAGGACCCGCGCAAGCCGATGGTGATGGCGTACCTGTGGCTGGGCGGCCTCCAGGACTCGCTCGTCGCGACGCTGATGCCCTGA
- the clpS gene encoding ATP-dependent Clp protease adapter ClpS — translation MGRVTAAVPMEIEKTESAEEVFAVPEPDVPWVTIVHNDPVNLMSYVTYVFQTYFGYPKDKATKLMLDVHHKGRAVVSSGTREEMERDVQAMHGYGLWATLQQDRK, via the coding sequence ATGGGCCGTGTGACGGCAGCCGTACCCATGGAGATCGAGAAGACCGAATCGGCGGAGGAGGTCTTCGCCGTACCCGAGCCCGACGTGCCGTGGGTGACGATCGTCCACAACGACCCGGTGAACCTCATGAGCTATGTGACGTATGTCTTCCAGACGTACTTCGGGTACCCGAAGGACAAAGCCACCAAGCTCATGCTCGACGTCCACCACAAGGGCCGCGCGGTCGTCTCCAGCGGAACACGCGAGGAGATGGAACGCGACGTGCAGGCCATGCACGGCTACGGTCTGTGGGCCACCCTCCAGCAGGACCGGAAGTAG
- a CDS encoding nicotinate phosphoribosyltransferase, which produces MNTADLGLPVDVPSTALFTDQYELTMLQAALKAGTAERRSVFEVFTRRLPEGRRYGVVAGTGRVLDAVENFRFDPGVLGFLRERSIVNAETLDWLAGYRFSGDVWGYQEGEVYFPGSPIMRVEGTFAECVLLETVILSILNHDSAIAAAASRMSSAAGGRPLIEMGARRTHELAAVAASRAAYVGGFTSTSDLAAGFRYGIPTVGTSAHAFTLLHDRERDAFQAQVDSLGRNTTLLVDTYDVAEAVRTAVEIAGPELGAVRIDSGDLLLVAHRVRQQLDELGATDTRIIVTSDLDEYAIASLAAAPVDAYGVGTQLVTGSGHPTCSMVYKLVARAESADPTAPLVPVAKKSSGGKTSVGGRKWAARRLDEHGVAEAEVIGTGPVPDDLRERQLLVPLVEGGRVLHREPLDVVRERHATARAGLPLSATQLSRGEAVIPTEYV; this is translated from the coding sequence ATGAACACAGCGGACCTCGGTTTGCCGGTCGACGTCCCCTCGACCGCGCTCTTCACGGACCAGTACGAACTCACGATGCTGCAGGCCGCGTTGAAGGCCGGCACGGCCGAGCGGCGCTCGGTGTTCGAGGTCTTCACCCGGCGGCTGCCGGAGGGACGCCGGTACGGCGTGGTCGCCGGCACCGGACGGGTGCTGGACGCCGTGGAGAACTTCCGATTCGACCCGGGCGTCCTCGGCTTCCTGCGCGAGCGCTCCATCGTCAACGCCGAGACCCTCGACTGGCTCGCCGGCTACCGCTTCAGCGGGGACGTCTGGGGCTACCAGGAGGGCGAGGTGTACTTCCCGGGCTCGCCGATCATGCGGGTCGAGGGCACCTTCGCGGAGTGCGTGCTCCTGGAGACCGTGATCCTGTCCATCCTCAACCACGACTCGGCGATCGCGGCCGCCGCCTCCCGGATGTCCAGCGCCGCCGGGGGGCGCCCGCTGATCGAGATGGGCGCCCGGCGCACGCACGAGCTGGCCGCCGTGGCCGCCTCGCGCGCCGCGTACGTCGGCGGCTTCACCTCCACCTCGGACCTGGCGGCCGGCTTCCGCTACGGCATCCCGACCGTCGGCACCAGCGCCCACGCCTTCACCCTGCTCCACGACCGCGAGCGGGACGCCTTCCAGGCCCAGGTGGACTCGCTGGGCCGGAACACCACGCTGCTCGTCGACACGTACGACGTCGCCGAGGCCGTACGGACGGCCGTGGAGATCGCCGGGCCAGAGCTCGGCGCCGTGCGCATCGACTCCGGTGATCTGCTCCTCGTCGCCCACCGGGTGCGGCAGCAGCTGGACGAGCTGGGCGCGACGGACACCCGGATCATCGTGACCTCGGACCTCGACGAGTACGCCATCGCCTCGCTGGCGGCGGCGCCGGTGGACGCGTACGGCGTCGGGACCCAGCTGGTGACCGGCTCGGGGCACCCGACCTGCTCGATGGTCTACAAGCTCGTCGCCCGGGCGGAGTCCGCGGACCCCACGGCCCCGCTGGTGCCGGTGGCGAAGAAGTCCAGCGGCGGGAAGACGTCCGTGGGGGGCCGCAAGTGGGCGGCCCGGCGGCTGGACGAGCACGGGGTGGCGGAGGCCGAGGTGATCGGCACCGGGCCGGTGCCGGACGACCTCCGGGAGCGTCAGCTGCTCGTCCCGCTGGTCGAGGGCGGCCGGGTGCTCCACCGGGAGCCCCTGGACGTCGTACGCGAACGGCACGCGACCGCGCGGGCCGGTCTGCCGCTGTCGGCGACGCAGCTGTCGCGCGGCGAGGCGGTCATCCCGACGGAGTACGTCTGA
- a CDS encoding isochorismatase family protein yields MRRALIVVDVQNDFCEGGSLAVAGGADVAAAITELIGQAAGPGYQHVVATRDHHIAPGGHFSDNPDYVHSWPAHCVAGTEGVGFHPNFAPAVASGAVDAVFDKGAYAAAYSGFEGADENGAALADWLRARDITEVDVVGIATDHCVRATALDAAREGFRTQVLLDLTAGVAEETTERALEELREAGVELSGKPVV; encoded by the coding sequence ATGCGCCGCGCCTTGATCGTCGTCGACGTGCAGAACGACTTCTGCGAGGGGGGCAGCCTCGCGGTGGCCGGCGGTGCCGATGTGGCCGCCGCCATCACCGAGCTGATCGGCCAGGCGGCCGGTCCCGGCTACCAGCACGTGGTGGCCACCCGTGACCACCACATCGCACCCGGTGGCCACTTCTCCGACAACCCCGACTACGTCCACTCCTGGCCGGCGCACTGTGTGGCCGGTACGGAGGGGGTGGGCTTCCACCCGAACTTCGCCCCGGCGGTCGCCTCCGGCGCGGTGGACGCCGTGTTCGACAAGGGGGCGTACGCGGCGGCGTACAGCGGCTTCGAGGGCGCCGACGAGAACGGGGCCGCGCTCGCCGACTGGCTCCGGGCCCGGGACATCACCGAGGTCGACGTCGTCGGCATCGCCACGGACCACTGCGTACGCGCCACCGCCCTGGACGCCGCACGCGAGGGCTTCCGCACCCAGGTCCTCCTGGACCTGACCGCCGGTGTGGCCGAGGAGACCACCGAGCGGGCCCTGGAGGAGCTGCGCGAGGCGGGCGTGGAGCTGTCGGGCAAGCCGGTCGTGTAG
- a CDS encoding immune inhibitor A domain-containing protein, which yields MTSRPWTFRAAAIGVALATAAATMSALTVAQAADTAPAAAVDRHDPADHEHADDHDLEGPLSKTQEAQREEALRQVISGDATVKNREGSQVVQLKSKKGKSKYVELGREKTDKIFTILVEFGDEIDSRYGGTPGPLHNQIAEPDRTQDNSTAWQADYDQKHFQDLYFGTGKKTESMKKYYEKQSSGRYSIEGEVSDWVKVPYNEARYGNNACGQSTCSSVWNVVSDGLTSWVAQQKAAGRTDAEIKADVAEFDQWDRYDFDGDGDFNERDGYIDHFQIVHAGEDESAGGGAQGEDAIWAHRWYAFGSDAGATGPDGNKLGGAKIGDTGIWVGDYTIQPENGGLGVFAHEYGHDLGLPDHYDTQGGDNSTGFWTLMSSGSWLGTGKEAIGDLPGDMTAWDKLQLGWLNYDTAKAATKSKHKLGVAEYNTKDKQALVVELPKKKVTTEIVEPAQGSTQWWSGSGDNLSNTLTRSVDLTGKSSAALTLDGWYDIEAEFDYLYTEVSTDGGANWTAIDGTVDGAAIPRDASGKPALTGSSAAYKKLSYSLDAYAGQKFDLRFRYQTDGGVAPKGFAADSITVTADGSAVFSDDAESADAAWATKGFSRIGASITDDYAQYYIAENRQYVSYDKTLKVGPYNFGFSTTRPSWVEHFPYQNGLLIWKWDTSQADNNTSVHPGTGLLLPVDSHPAALKWADGTVMRSRIQSYDSPFSLYRTDGLKLHKADVLTRIPSSKGVSTFNDRTSTYYDEATPLAGVKITDTNTKIKIVKEAKDGSTISVQVGPAVK from the coding sequence GTGACCAGTAGACCCTGGACGTTTCGAGCGGCGGCGATCGGTGTCGCACTCGCCACAGCGGCGGCGACCATGTCCGCCCTGACCGTGGCGCAGGCCGCGGACACCGCTCCGGCGGCGGCCGTCGACCGGCACGACCCGGCGGACCACGAGCACGCCGACGACCACGACCTCGAAGGCCCCCTGAGCAAGACGCAGGAGGCCCAGCGCGAGGAGGCCCTGCGGCAGGTCATATCCGGCGACGCCACGGTGAAGAACCGTGAGGGCTCGCAGGTCGTCCAGCTGAAGAGCAAGAAGGGCAAGAGCAAGTACGTCGAGCTCGGCCGCGAGAAGACCGACAAGATCTTCACGATCCTGGTCGAGTTCGGCGACGAGATCGACAGCCGCTACGGCGGCACCCCCGGCCCGCTGCACAACCAGATAGCGGAGCCGGACCGCACCCAGGACAACTCCACGGCCTGGCAGGCGGACTACGACCAGAAGCACTTCCAGGACCTGTACTTCGGCACCGGCAAGAAGACCGAGTCGATGAAGAAGTACTACGAGAAGCAGTCCTCGGGCCGCTACTCGATCGAGGGCGAGGTCTCGGACTGGGTCAAGGTCCCCTACAACGAGGCCCGCTACGGCAACAACGCCTGTGGCCAGAGCACCTGCTCCAGCGTGTGGAACGTGGTCAGCGACGGTCTCACGTCCTGGGTCGCCCAGCAGAAGGCAGCGGGGCGCACCGACGCGGAGATCAAGGCGGACGTCGCCGAGTTCGACCAGTGGGACCGTTACGACTTCGACGGCGACGGCGACTTCAACGAGCGCGACGGCTACATCGACCACTTCCAGATCGTGCACGCCGGTGAGGACGAGTCCGCCGGCGGCGGCGCGCAGGGCGAGGACGCCATCTGGGCGCACCGCTGGTACGCGTTCGGCTCGGACGCCGGCGCGACGGGCCCCGACGGCAACAAGCTCGGCGGCGCCAAGATCGGTGACACCGGCATCTGGGTCGGCGACTACACCATCCAGCCGGAGAACGGCGGACTCGGTGTCTTCGCCCACGAGTACGGCCACGACCTCGGTCTGCCGGACCACTACGACACCCAGGGCGGCGACAACTCCACCGGCTTCTGGACCCTGATGTCCTCCGGTTCCTGGCTCGGCACCGGCAAGGAGGCCATCGGCGACCTCCCCGGCGACATGACCGCCTGGGACAAGCTGCAGCTGGGCTGGCTCAACTACGACACGGCGAAGGCCGCGACGAAGTCGAAGCACAAGCTCGGTGTGGCGGAGTACAACACCAAGGACAAGCAGGCCCTCGTGGTCGAGCTGCCGAAGAAGAAGGTCACCACCGAGATCGTCGAGCCGGCGCAGGGTTCGACCCAGTGGTGGAGCGGCAGCGGTGACAACCTCTCCAACACGCTGACCCGTTCCGTGGACCTCACGGGCAAGTCCTCGGCCGCGCTGACCCTGGACGGCTGGTACGACATCGAGGCCGAGTTCGACTACCTCTACACCGAGGTGTCGACCGACGGCGGCGCCAACTGGACCGCGATCGACGGCACGGTGGACGGCGCGGCGATCCCGCGCGACGCCAGCGGCAAGCCCGCGCTGACCGGTTCCTCCGCCGCGTACAAGAAGCTGTCGTACTCCCTGGACGCCTACGCGGGCCAGAAGTTCGACCTCCGCTTCCGCTACCAGACCGACGGCGGCGTGGCCCCCAAGGGCTTCGCGGCCGACTCGATCACCGTGACCGCCGACGGTTCCGCCGTCTTCTCGGACGACGCGGAGAGCGCGGACGCGGCCTGGGCCACGAAGGGCTTCTCCCGCATCGGCGCGTCGATCACGGACGACTACGCGCAGTACTACATCGCCGAGAACCGTCAGTACGTGTCGTACGACAAGACGCTGAAGGTCGGCCCGTACAACTTCGGCTTCTCGACCACGCGTCCGTCCTGGGTGGAGCACTTCCCGTACCAGAACGGTCTGTTGATCTGGAAGTGGGACACCTCGCAGGCGGACAACAACACCAGCGTGCACCCCGGTACGGGTCTGCTCCTGCCGGTCGACTCGCACCCGGCGGCGCTGAAGTGGGCCGACGGCACGGTGATGCGCAGCCGGATCCAGTCCTACGACTCGCCCTTCAGCCTCTACCGCACGGACGGTCTGAAGCTGCACAAGGCGGACGTGCTGACGAGGATCCCGTCGTCGAAGGGTGTGTCCACGTTCAACGACCGGACCAGCACCTACTACGACGAGGCGACCCCGCTCGCCGGTGTCAAGATCACTGACACCAACACCAAGATCAAGATCGTCAAGGAGGCCAAGGACGGCTCCACGATCTCGGTCCAGGTCGGCCCCGCGGTGAAGTAA
- a CDS encoding RDD family protein yields the protein MSTEPPPFGSGQSPDDDPFRKQQPPPQQGGGSPYDPPPQQPPYGSQPPPQGGGPYGGGPYGGGPYGGDPYGGGAYPNDPLSGMPPLADSGKRVLARIIDMILVGIVVGLLAWAFRISQYTVDSDDFEFGKSFAQEALAAVLYIAYDTYFTVKNGQTLGKKLMKLRVADLNDGSTPSVRTALARAAVLWIPFAFCCACIWTAIAGGWSFFDKPYKQGLHDKAAKTVVVSTG from the coding sequence ATGAGTACCGAACCGCCGCCCTTCGGCTCCGGTCAGTCCCCGGACGACGACCCGTTCAGGAAGCAGCAGCCTCCGCCGCAGCAGGGCGGCGGCTCCCCGTACGACCCGCCGCCCCAGCAGCCGCCGTACGGCAGCCAGCCGCCTCCCCAGGGCGGCGGCCCCTACGGCGGTGGTCCCTATGGCGGCGGTCCCTACGGTGGTGACCCCTACGGCGGTGGGGCGTACCCCAACGACCCGCTCTCCGGCATGCCGCCGCTCGCCGACAGCGGCAAGCGGGTGCTCGCGCGGATCATCGACATGATCCTGGTGGGCATCGTCGTGGGCCTGCTGGCCTGGGCGTTCCGGATCAGCCAGTACACGGTGGACTCGGACGACTTCGAGTTCGGCAAGTCCTTCGCCCAGGAGGCGCTCGCGGCGGTCCTCTACATCGCCTACGACACGTACTTCACCGTCAAGAACGGTCAGACCCTCGGCAAGAAGCTGATGAAGCTGCGGGTGGCGGACCTCAACGACGGCTCCACGCCCTCCGTGCGGACCGCGCTGGCCCGCGCGGCGGTGCTGTGGATCCCCTTCGCCTTCTGCTGCGCCTGCATCTGGACGGCGATCGCGGGCGGCTGGAGCTTCTTCGACAAGCCCTACAAGCAGGGCCTGCACGACAAGGCGGCCAAGACGGTGGTGGTCAGCACCGGTTGA